Proteins found in one Fulvitalea axinellae genomic segment:
- the rfaE2 gene encoding D-glycero-beta-D-manno-heptose 1-phosphate adenylyltransferase: MSKTNTPSKIHNRENAKQTVASWKENGERVVFSNGCFDLVHLGHVDYLEKARNLGDRLIVGLNTDASVKRLKGEERPINNELTRSRIMAAFEFVDAVVLFDEDTPLELITALMPDVLVKGNDYTVDTIVGAKEVLANGGSVETVELVAGYSSTNVIEKIKRSAD; this comes from the coding sequence ATGAGCAAGACAAACACACCGTCGAAAATACATAACAGGGAAAACGCCAAACAAACCGTAGCCAGCTGGAAAGAGAACGGTGAACGGGTGGTATTCTCAAACGGATGCTTCGATTTGGTCCATCTCGGCCATGTCGATTATCTTGAAAAAGCCCGCAATCTCGGCGATCGCCTCATCGTCGGCCTCAACACCGACGCTTCGGTAAAACGACTGAAAGGGGAGGAGCGCCCGATCAACAACGAGCTGACCCGCTCACGCATCATGGCGGCTTTCGAATTTGTGGACGCCGTAGTACTCTTTGACGAAGACACGCCATTGGAATTGATCACGGCTCTGATGCCGGACGTATTGGTAAAAGGCAATGATTACACCGTCGATACTATCGTAGGGGCCAAGGAGGTTTTGGCTAATGGGGGCTCGGTCGAAACCGTGGAACTTGTGGCCGGGTACTCGT